A genomic segment from Nicotiana tabacum cultivar K326 chromosome 9, ASM71507v2, whole genome shotgun sequence encodes:
- the LOC107826894 gene encoding uncharacterized protein LOC107826894 codes for MLLQSWGSPSASLRFCRRHNTSIYNNPTTKILIYPCPRKHGRCFSSSSLSYKPLPKLLCLHGIGIEDITDVIHNKVLVAAAVSAAVGQLMKPFTSTLFYGNEFNFKTALQAGGFPSTHSSAVVATATALGLERGFSDSIFGLAVVYAGLVMYDAQGVRREVGIHAKAFNKALFRNQINSVPSNNELDVLTDSIQEKLSSGTESPDPRLLDESSPFQPRLKNVTLLLKPDERRVSSTFAPLKEQVGHTEVEVIAGAFLGFFVSLAVSLT; via the exons ATGTTGTTGCAAAGTTGGGGCTCTCCATCTGCTTCTTTAAGATTCTGCAGAAGACATAACACTTCAATTTACAACAATCCAACAACTAAAATCCTCATATATCCTTGTCCTAGAAAACATGGTAGatgtttttcttcatcttctttgtcCTATAAACCTTTGCCTAAGTTGCTGTGTCTTCATGGGATTGGAATAGAAGACATTACTGATGTTATCCATAACAAG GTTTTGGTTGCAGCAGCGGTGTCTGCAGCTGTTGGTCAGCTGATGAAGCCTTTTACTTCAACTCTATTTTATGGCAATGAGTTCAATTTCAAGACTGCCTTACAGGCTGGTGGTTTCCCTTCTACACACTCATCT GCAGTAGTCGCCACAGCCACTGCCCTTGGCTTAGAAAG GGGCTTTTCAGATTCGATTTTTGGTTTAGCAGTAGTTTACGCTGGCCTTGTGATGTATGATGCACAG GGAGTTCGAAGGGAAGTAGGCATTCATGCAAAAGCGTTCAATAAAGCTTTGTTCAGAAATCAAATAAACTCAGTTCCATCTAATAACGAACTTGATGTTTTGACGGATTCTATACAAGAGAAATTATCCTCAGGTACAGAGAGCCCTGATCCTCGATTATTAGACGAATCAAGTCCTTTTCAACCAAGGTTGAAAAATGTTACTCTATTGCTTAAACCTGATGAAAGAAGAGTCTCATCTACTTTTGCTCCATTGAAAGAACAAGTTGGTCATACAGAGGTTGAAGTCATAGCTGGTGCATTCTTAGGATTCTTTGTGAGTTTGGCGGTAAGTTTGACGTGA